Within Spinacia oleracea cultivar Varoflay chromosome 4, BTI_SOV_V1, whole genome shotgun sequence, the genomic segment ACTGACCTTGAGGAGAATCTTGCTCAGGTATATTCTGAAAATTGTATTGTCAACTGAGAATTAATTTGTGGAAAAGCTATGAATGCACTTTTTTGTTCTTGTGTGTAGGCAATATTTGACTTTGAGACCAACAACAAGGATATGGGAACTGAACTGAAGGATCGATTTATGAACTCTGTTGCGTAAGTGATACATACTGTTTACGTTGATGCCATGCGAATTCAGTTTCCCTTGAGGTTTGAATCAAACCGTTTGATAAGGTTTTCGTTTACCTTTATGCAGCCAGGTTGACATTTCAAACAACAAGAAGGCTATTGTTTTCCATGTTCCATACAGATTGAGAAAAGCTATAGCAAGGAATCGCGGTGAAGAGGCTAGCAAGGAATTCAGTTCAGGGAGACGTACTTACAGTTCGAAAATGAAATTCTGATATTAGCTAAGATTCAGGACATAAATCTAGTGAAAAAAAAGGATTCTGCTTGGAAGAAGAAGAAATGCTTCTGATTTATGAGTTTGTGACCAATAAAGCCTTGACAATTTTCTGTTTGGTACGTAGCATTCCTGTAAATACCAAaggaagagaaaaaagaaacaaattaaggcattatgtaaatatttaatttttttccctttccaTATTATAAACGGATAGGAGTATCTTGTAAAACATATGTtactttttaatatatttaattttgaatattatataatttttaatatatttaatgctTATTTATacatataaaattaaaaaaagggtggaatagaggacggttatcTAAGCAAATCGTCTTATATGTTTACGTAAAAGAGGAAGAATAGAGTACGGTTACCTTAGAAACTGTCCTCCATCTTAATGTAAAAGAGGAGGAATAGAGTACGCCTATCTAAGCAAGTTGTCCTCTATTTTAATAAATACATAACAAAAAATACATAACAGTTAAGTGCCTTAACCGTTCTCTATTCCttctaaattttcagatttaaggaagggaatagaggacggttaACTGAGACCACCATACTCTATTCATATGTATACAGAACGCCTGTCTCAATCGTCCTCTAAACTATAGAGATCGCTTAGCAGGAGAACGGTCCTCAGGCGTCCTCTAAAGCCTATTTCAACAGTTCTCTattcccttttttgtagtagtggggGGTTGTATTTTGTATGCTTATGTTCTTGAGAATTTCTCTTGGGAAACCTTTAGACCCCGGTGTTTTTTGGAAAATGATTGTAAGTCCAAGTCCTCATTTCCGAAGTTTTAAATTTAGGCATCATGCAATGAGACTTTAAGTCCACTATGTGGGAAGTGCCTAATATTTCAATGTTGGACTAGTTTTCTTGGTCCTTGTATTTTTTGAGGGTACTCATTTTATTATGCGTTTAAATACATGACTTTTTGGGTGTCCATCTTATTGATGAATCTTGGTATGTATTTTATTTGAGTAGTCTCATTTAAATGGTAATTCTTCTTTTAGCATGTTTGTGCAtgatgaaattaattgtttagcTATGCACGTTGGGATTAAAGTGTGTCTTGCTTGATTGTTCTATTTTCTTCTAATTCTTTTGTTAGTAGTGAACAAGTTCAATTTAGAAGAGACTTTAAGTTAGAGTTTTCAAAGCATGAGAATTGTCCGTTATGCTAAAAGACGTTTTATGTATGCCTTGAATTTGTGTTGGATTTTCTATTCATATGAGTAAGACCTCAATTCCGTGATTATTCAATGAAGACTTTTTGTCGTTAACCTTTGAGAGAGAACTATGGGAGTAAGTTAAGATTACTTAAGAGTTTCGCAACCTACCTACGGAATGTGAATATCTAGATGTTTTCTTGAAAGGTTTTGATGACTATCCACTGAATGGTTATTAGGAGTTTCAAGGCTATACTTGGGTTTTTTTGGGAAAACCTTATCATAGTAAGGGATTGAGGTTTTTATTATTCTTATTAATTTGGGAACAAATTTTTATCACTTAGATTTTTTAGCAGTTTGACTTTCATTCCTATATTGCTTGCTCTTCTATCGTAGGTATGTAAAGTGATGGTTCTAAGTGGGCCATGAGTGGAGAGTTCCCATGCTTGAGGATAAGAATCATGTGTTTATGGAATTCATTATGTGTGTTGAAGTTATCACCTTTGTAATGGTACATGTACCTTATCAATATCTTGATGCATATTGATTGTGTAGAGTTTGAATTCTCATAGTTGTTTAGAGTGATGACTTGTATGGAGAATTTTAATTCTTAGTTTTCCAAGGTGATAATATGTTTTACTCTATATTTGGGTGATATGTTCAAGTTAGTTTTACATTATCACATGTTGAGTATTAAGTTTCAAACCTTCATTGAATTCCATATCTTCTCCCTTGAAAGTTAAACttgttttaatatttaattaaatggaTTTGAGtaatatatgaaaataaatgtttggTTTTCATAGTAagattttttcttaatttttgagAAGATTTGTGAAAATATAAGACCATATCATTTATGCGTGTGTGAAATGTAGTAATTAGCATCAACGTTTAAAAGGACCTAAAATGTGATTTAGGTTGTGTACGCTAATATATTTTCCACTATGATAATGATATGTATGGTTGGTATTTTGACATAGCAATTATTTGTGAAATGTTTGAGTTATTGTATTttcacaaattttatggtgAACGTGTGTTTACTTCATTTTTAAAGGTACCATGGATAAGGTCGAATGGTATTTATTTGTAATATTTTCAAAGTATGTTACTTTGAAGTTTTCGAtgcaaattataaaagtttgataTTGATGAATTACTTTCACTAAAGTGGCTATGTTGATTTGAGGATCATACTTTATGAagaattttttataaaattgaGTTTTACAAAATTGTCCCATCTAATTTAATTGGTGTTAGTTGAACCAAGAACAAAGCATCTTATGATTTATTAACCATGTGTGCTTTTGAGTGAGCATATACTATTTAAATGTCCTTGCTTGTGGTATACTTTCTAACGGAAAATCTTAATGCAAGGTACGTTATGCACTATGGTACGAAGATTGAATTGGGACATGTAATGATCCTTGATGATTAAAATGTCGAGGGGGATAGTCTTCATGCCCATTTGAGTAAAGTAATAAGCATTACTTGCTTATCCCTATGGCATGTGTTGTAAAGCTTGAATGAGGTTGAGTCTTTGAACTCTTAATGGTAAAGTGCTAGTTGAGAAGCACTTTAAAGAGAACCACCGTTTGTATGAGAGTTGAGTTGTATAGACTCCTAATGAATCTAACATATTGAAATGGACGCATTCAACTTGTGGATTCACCAACCAAATTATTTGAGAGGTtgaacattatattatgttcttaGTGAATCTATGGTCTTGTGGGGGTTAATATAACTACGAGGTAGCTCTTGATGGTTCACTAAAAGTGAACATATTTTAACCCTATTGACTAAGTGCTATTTTGACAAGCATTTGAGGATTCACCTACGTGGTTGTGAAGACTCGTCATCTTCTATGGAAACTTGGGCGGTTTCCTAGAGCTTCCATGAGAACTAAGGTAAACGCATGGCTTAAAACGCGTACACTTTGCAGAGTCCACATAATCTTTTGAGTAAGGTATGTGTTGTGGGGGCGTGACTTAAATCTTAGAGTTTCAAGGTTAGTCCACTCTTTGATCAAGGGCTTGAGGGTTTTAAGGTTCGTCCACCCTTGGGTTTGTAAGTCATAATTCACTTCACTAAGCATTTGGTTTTAATTTACTTTATGTAACACCAAGTGTTATGTATTAAGCTCCTCTTATGCCCAATATTTTCCTCTTTCATTTGGTATCTTTTCTCATCtttagtgggggattgttggaatttaaagatggaaaagtgcgctcaaaacctgcctgccaggttttcCAAAACCGACAGGTTTCTTAAAACCTGCCAGCCAGGTTTTCTAAAATCAGCAGGTTTCGAGCGTAAGTTGAAAAACGGGCTTAAAAGGCATTTCTTGAAGTgcaccgaaaaccggccggttttggaaaaccgaCAAGGTTTTGAGATCAGTTCTTTGTGTTGTCCGGTTTTTGATCTTCTCTTGGATTCCTCATTTATGATAGATTTTTAAGTATGatttatggacaattatcattctgattatggtgattaagttggtccattatttctcttgattatgggggttGTAAACCCTTCATTATCATGAGATTAATTGGTGATTCAATACCTTTGGATTGCTTTGAGTCCTTTGATTTCTTGGGTTGCTTTGTATCCTTCTCTAATCCTATATATAATCTTAATTTTCTGAGTTTGTGACATACATATATTGATCTCTTCCTTTCctcctccttttctctttgttttggaTGGAAGAATTTTGGTTCATGATTATTCGTATCCCTTCAAACCTTTTGCTTCTtattcttttgggcataagtttatgtggctccatctcatcacccaaaagtgcctttgtgtgttgagagttgtgtaaaccttagggaacgaatcggtgaatacaattgtgcaccacggttgcaccgaatctcgttttcaaggcagtggtttggttaccacggcgcaacgatttcctaaacccgttcttattcttattctagtatttgcCTTGAAAACCCAATTATTATAACAGTATAACACTCTTAATCTTATAAGTTCAGATTCTAGCACTAGGATCCTAGGGGGTAGGGATTTTTATTATCCTTTTCCCCCTCTCCCAAAGGTAGTTCATCAAAAAAAAAGATAGTCAAATGCCTAGCTAACAACCTTTTTTTTAAGTAATCAACTAGTTTGCCGAACATGCGTATTACAAATAAAAACAGTTAATGTAATTGGAACGTTGGAGCATCTCTATAGCAAATTCGCAAGTCCCTAATCCTTAACTTACTTGGCCAACATTTAAGACTTTGGAGGCACTCAAAGAAAAATGAATGATGCATAGCTACTTAACCCTTGTAGTTGTAGCTTGGAAGTTTCATCCCAATTTCTTATTGCGGCACCCAACTTGATTAATTTCTGATTATGCTACTGATTTACTGCTATTGATGTTTTGGTGTTACACCAAATatgtactacctctgtttcgCATTGTTTACATCGTTTCTCATTTGGACACAATTTATCAACTAACTTTGACATCCTTCAAAaataaatcaaccaactttgacaaattt encodes:
- the LOC110795070 gene encoding 40S ribosomal protein S7-like isoform X3; translation: MFTALREIQKERGVNPTDLEENLAQAIFDFETNNKDMGTELKDRFMNSVAQVDISNNKKAIVFHVPYRLRKAIARNRGEEASKEFSSGRRTYSSKMKF
- the LOC110795070 gene encoding 40S ribosomal protein S7-like isoform X2, producing the protein MVFLMTIISEKVDLAQFISTVKMFTALREIQKERGVNPTDLEENLAQAIFDFETNNKDMGTELKDRFMNSVAQVDISNNKKAIVFHVPYRLRKAIARNRGEEASKEFSSGRRTYSSKMKF
- the LOC110795070 gene encoding 40S ribosomal protein S7-like isoform X1; its protein translation is MSSHLICFDNLIISSLVLFDSGGGWLENYCTVKMFTALREIQKERGVNPTDLEENLAQAIFDFETNNKDMGTELKDRFMNSVAQVDISNNKKAIVFHVPYRLRKAIARNRGEEASKEFSSGRRTYSSKMKF